One genomic segment of Hordeum vulgare subsp. vulgare chromosome 2H, MorexV3_pseudomolecules_assembly, whole genome shotgun sequence includes these proteins:
- the LOC123430161 gene encoding prothymosin alpha-B-like — protein sequence MEKDKLAPEIEEEEEGEIEYVEGDDIEMGDMDDMEDFEGFGDEDDDGDEDDMEEPVTKKPKRSDSDSSSKIGRKSRKVITKVNRLFSV from the exons ATGGAAAAAGATAAGTTGGCTCCTGAgatagaagaggaagaa GAAGGCGAGATAGAGTATGTTGAAGGTGATGATATCGAGATGGGTGACATGGATGATATGGAAGATTTTGaaggctttggtgatgaagatg atgatggagatgaagatgaTATGGAAGAGCCAGTAACAAAGAAACCCAAGCGATCAGACTCGGATTCAAGTTCAAAGATTGGGCGGAAATCTAGGAAGGTTATCACCAAGGTAAATCGATTGTTCTCGGTATGA